In a genomic window of Temperatibacter marinus:
- a CDS encoding methylmalonyl-CoA mutase subunit beta: MSSKPHDFLTEFPKSSEAEWKDLVEKALKGRDFDRVMQKKSYNDFFIQGLYSSKQEAIHHGGENKREVHQPVSSSQNWSICAPHWNEDAKASSKAIIDDLVGGASAIGLRFKSGYFPGIDPKDLKQLLKDVYLDYIHVNLLPGEDFIQTSTQYLSYVTAHYDLSKLKGNLGCDPIGTLAQTGRLSQTVEAALEGAANLSKVCIDKTPGISCFSVSTTAYHTAGASEKQELALMLSTGLEYLKAMEEAGVDIEKAAGQIQFMIVADADIYMTIAKMRAARRLWGEVLAYCGLPNAPMRLSAMSAVRMVSVRDPWVNILRSTAACFAASLGGADEITILPHDTMIGMPSDFARRIARNVQVILQEESGLGQVVDPAAGSFAFETLTSDLVKAAWSEFQHMQSTGGIMHGLQIGSIQASLEDNWLEMRKDISKRKLPITGVSEFPNLFEDPIDTAGPQPSFVPDAVEAAVEINPVVFHRLAEDFETLRDQSDRYTAEEGKRPSIFLANIGPVADHTARATYAKNYFEAGGIKALGNDGYTDIEKMVAAYKKTGSRAVVLCGSDKAYDLGAMDMVKAFYQAGADLIYIAGKRKEEAVLKEAGLTDCIYMGSDVLTILSLALNELMQNVQGEGHE; the protein is encoded by the coding sequence ATGTCTTCGAAACCCCACGATTTTTTGACGGAATTCCCAAAGAGCTCAGAAGCTGAATGGAAAGATTTAGTAGAGAAAGCCCTTAAAGGGCGTGATTTTGACCGCGTAATGCAAAAAAAATCCTACAATGATTTTTTTATCCAAGGACTTTATAGCAGTAAACAAGAAGCTATTCATCATGGCGGCGAGAATAAGAGGGAAGTGCATCAGCCAGTATCATCTTCCCAAAATTGGTCAATTTGTGCACCTCATTGGAATGAGGATGCAAAAGCATCCAGTAAGGCGATCATAGATGACTTAGTGGGGGGAGCTTCTGCGATAGGTCTTCGATTTAAATCGGGCTATTTTCCCGGCATTGACCCTAAAGACCTGAAACAACTGCTTAAAGATGTATATCTAGATTATATCCATGTGAATTTGTTGCCCGGGGAGGATTTTATTCAAACCTCAACACAATATCTATCCTATGTGACGGCACACTATGACTTATCAAAACTCAAAGGGAATTTAGGATGCGATCCTATTGGAACCCTAGCGCAGACAGGACGTTTATCTCAAACTGTTGAGGCCGCTTTAGAGGGTGCAGCTAACCTTTCGAAAGTATGCATAGATAAGACACCAGGGATCAGTTGTTTCTCTGTTTCAACAACCGCTTATCATACAGCGGGAGCTAGTGAGAAGCAGGAACTGGCTCTCATGCTGTCCACAGGTCTTGAATATTTGAAAGCGATGGAAGAGGCTGGTGTTGATATAGAGAAGGCTGCAGGACAGATCCAATTCATGATTGTTGCAGACGCTGATATTTATATGACCATCGCGAAAATGAGGGCTGCTCGCCGATTATGGGGAGAAGTTCTCGCTTATTGCGGCCTTCCTAACGCGCCAATGAGATTATCCGCTATGAGTGCGGTTCGAATGGTTTCTGTTAGGGATCCCTGGGTCAATATCCTAAGATCAACAGCGGCTTGTTTCGCTGCGTCTTTAGGTGGGGCTGATGAAATAACTATTCTCCCTCACGATACAATGATTGGCATGCCAAGCGATTTTGCGCGGCGTATAGCGCGCAATGTTCAGGTTATTTTACAAGAAGAAAGTGGTCTAGGCCAAGTTGTTGATCCTGCTGCGGGGAGTTTTGCTTTCGAAACCCTTACGAGTGACCTTGTTAAGGCTGCCTGGTCTGAATTTCAACACATGCAATCCACTGGCGGGATCATGCACGGCCTTCAAATAGGGTCTATTCAAGCCAGTCTTGAAGATAATTGGTTAGAGATGCGTAAAGATATTTCAAAGCGTAAACTCCCCATTACTGGGGTCTCTGAGTTTCCAAATTTATTTGAAGACCCAATTGACACAGCTGGTCCCCAGCCGTCTTTTGTTCCTGATGCGGTTGAAGCGGCTGTTGAAATCAATCCCGTTGTTTTCCATCGCTTAGCGGAAGATTTTGAGACACTGCGCGATCAATCCGATCGGTATACAGCCGAGGAGGGGAAAAGGCCTTCTATTTTTCTTGCGAATATTGGTCCCGTTGCAGACCATACAGCGCGTGCAACATACGCAAAGAATTATTTTGAGGCAGGAGGGATCAAAGCTCTTGGAAATGATGGGTATACGGATATAGAGAAAATGGTCGCGGCCTATAAAAAAACAGGCTCTCGGGCTGTGGTACTCTGCGGTTCAGATAAAGCTTATGACCTTGGGGCTATGGACATGGTGAAGGCCTTTTATCAAGCCGGAGCAGACCTAATCTATATCGCTGGAAAAAGAAAAGAAGAGGCCGTTTTAAAAGAAGCAGGTCTCACAGATTGTATCTATATGGGGTCTGATGTTCTAACTATTTTATCTTTAGCACTTAATGAGTTAATGCAGAATGTTCAGGGAGAAGGTCATGAGTAA